From a single Nostoc sp. MS1 genomic region:
- a CDS encoding protochlorophyllide reductase, producing the protein MAQDRKSTVIVTGASSGVGLYAAKALAKSGWHVVMACRNLEKAEQAAQEVGIPKDSYTIMHIDLGSLDSVRQFVNNFRASGKSLEALVCNAAIYMPLIKEPLRSPEGYELTMTTNHLGHFLLSNLLLEDLQKSSATDKRLVILGTVTHNPDELGGKIPPRPDLGNLEGFAQGFKPPISMIDGKNFEPVKAYKDSKVCNVLTMRELHRRYHESTGISFTSLYPGCVAETPLFRNHYPLFQKLFPLFQKYITGGYVSQDLAGERVADVVAAAEYKQSGAYWSWGNRQKKDGKSFVQKVSPQARDDEKGERLWELSEKLVGLESQKPVALNS; encoded by the coding sequence ATGGCACAGGATCGAAAATCAACGGTTATAGTTACTGGAGCTTCTTCTGGGGTTGGTTTGTATGCAGCTAAAGCCCTTGCTAAAAGCGGTTGGCACGTTGTTATGGCTTGCCGTAATTTAGAAAAGGCAGAACAAGCAGCGCAAGAAGTAGGTATCCCCAAGGACAGCTACACCATCATGCACATTGATCTGGGTTCTTTGGATAGTGTGCGCCAGTTTGTCAACAATTTTAGAGCAAGCGGCAAGTCTTTAGAAGCTTTGGTATGTAACGCTGCAATTTATATGCCCTTGATTAAGGAACCTTTACGCAGCCCAGAAGGTTACGAGTTAACCATGACTACCAATCACCTTGGTCATTTTCTCCTATCTAACCTCTTGCTTGAGGACTTGCAAAAGTCATCGGCGACGGATAAGAGACTGGTAATTTTGGGAACCGTTACACATAACCCAGATGAACTAGGCGGTAAGATTCCACCACGCCCAGACTTGGGTAATTTAGAAGGCTTTGCCCAAGGCTTTAAACCGCCCATTTCTATGATTGATGGGAAAAATTTTGAACCAGTGAAGGCTTACAAAGATAGCAAAGTATGTAACGTCCTCACCATGAGAGAACTACATCGCCGTTATCACGAGTCAACAGGAATCTCTTTCACTTCTCTCTATCCTGGTTGCGTAGCAGAAACACCACTATTCCGTAACCACTACCCCTTATTCCAAAAACTCTTCCCCTTATTCCAGAAATATATTACAGGGGGATACGTATCTCAAGATTTGGCGGGAGAAAGGGTTGCAGATGTGGTTGCGGCTGCTGAATACAAACAATCTGGTGCTTACTGGAGTTGGGGTAATCGTCAGAAAAAAGATGGTAAATCTTTTGTGCAGAAAGTTTCTCCCCAAGCCCGCGACGATGAAAAAGGCGAACGCCTATGGGAGTTGAGCGAAAAGTTAGTTGGGCTGGAATCACAAAAGCCCGTCGCGCTCAACAGTTAA